From a region of the Salmo trutta chromosome 10, fSalTru1.1, whole genome shotgun sequence genome:
- the LOC115200840 gene encoding gamma-crystallin M2: MTLLKATVPTSSPPTMGKIIFYEGHNFQGRHYECNSDCADTFRHFNSCNSIRVTGGHWVAYEKPNFNGYQYILNQGEYPDYHHWMGFNNCIRSCQMFPPYRGAYRMRIYNRPEMSGHMMEFMDDCPNVYERFRHRDIFSSNVMEGYWVFYEHPNYRGRQYFLRPGGYRACSDWGCHNPMVGSFRRMRSGL, encoded by the exons ATTATTTTTTACGAAGGCCACAACTTCCAGGGCCGCCACTATGAGTGCAACAGCGATTGTGCCGACACCTTCAGGCACTTCAACTCCTGTAACTCTATCAGGGTGACCGGCGGTCACTGGGTGGCCTACGAGAAGCCCAACTTCAATGGCTACCAGTACATCCTGAACCAGGGCGAGTACCCAGACTACCACCACTGGATGGGCTTCAACAACTGCATCCGTTCCTGCCAGATGTTCCCCCCC TACAGAGGAGCCTACAGGATGAGGATCTACAACAGGCCCGAGATGTCTGGTCACATGATGGAGTTCATGGACGACTGCCCCAATGTGTACGAGCGTTTCCGCCACCGTGACATCTTCTCCTCCAATGTCATGGAAGGTTACTGGGTGTTCTATGAGCACCCCAACTACAGGGGTCGTCAGTACTTCCTCCGCCCCGGCGGGTACAGGGCTTGCAGCGATTGGGGCTGCCAcaaccccatggtgggctccTTCAGGAGAATGAGGAGTGGCCTGTGA